The Vicia villosa cultivar HV-30 ecotype Madison, WI unplaced genomic scaffold, Vvil1.0 ctg.003917F_1_1, whole genome shotgun sequence genome includes a window with the following:
- the LOC131641672 gene encoding probable serine/threonine-protein kinase PBL11 produces MGACWSNRVKSVSPSNTGFTSRSVSRSGHDISSTSRNSSASISVASRSEGEILQSSNLKSFSYNEVRAATRNFRPDSVLGEGGFGSVFKGWIDEHSHAATKPGLGIIVAVKRLNQEGFQGHREWLAEINYLGQLQHPNLVKLIGYCFEDEHRLLVYEFMPKGSMENHLFRRGSYFQPFSWSLRMKIALGAAKGLAFLHSTEPKVIYRDFKTSNILLDSNYDAKLSDFGLARDGPTGDKSHVSTRVMGTRGYAAPEYLATGHLTAKSDVYSFGVVLLEMISGRRAIDKNLPSGEHNLVEWAKPYLSNKRRVFRVMDPRLEGQYSHSKAHAAAALASQCLSIEPRIRPNMDEVVKTLEQLQEPKDTHKKGSDHRVRNTGLGHNASGKGNADASRKASAYPRPSASLLNA; encoded by the exons CAACTAGCAGGAACTCGTCAGCGTCGATATCGGTTGCTTCTCGAAGTGAGGGTGAGATATTGCAATCTTCGAATTTGAAAAGCTTCAGCTACAATGAGGTGAGAGCTGCCACGAGGAATTTCCGGCCGGATAGTGTCTTGGGGGAGGGTGGTTTTGGTTCGGTTTTTAAGGGATGGATTGATGAACATTCACATGCTGCAACCAAACCTGGATTGGGGATTATTGTTGCTGTGAAGAGGCTTAATCAAGAGGGCTTTCAGGGTCACAGAGAATGGTTG GCCGAAATCAATTATCTCGGGCAACTTCAGCATCCTAATCTTGTCAAACTAATAGGATACTGCTTTGAGGACGAACACCGGCTTCTGGTTTACGAGTTTATGCCGAAGGGAAGCATGGAGAATCATCTTTTTAGAC GTGGTTCTTATTTTCAACCATTCTCTTGGAGTTTGCGAATGAAAATAGCTCTCGGGGCTGCTAAAGGTCTCGCTTTCCTCCATAGTACAGAACCTAAAGTCATATACCGTGACTTCAAAACTTCGAATATACTACTGGATTCT AACTATGATGccaaactttctgattttggatTGGCAAGAGATGGGCCAACTGGTGATAAAAGTCACGTCTCTACTCGGGTCATGGGAACCCGTGGTTATGCCGCACCCGAGTATCTAGCAACAG GCCATCTTACTGCGAAGAGTGATGTATATAGTTTTGGAGTAGTTCTTCTCGAAATGATATCAGGAAGACGAGCCATAGACAAGAACCTACCATCCGGAGAACACAACCTAGTCGAATGGGCCAAGCCTTACCTATCCAACAAACGCAGAGTTTTTCGCGTGATGGATCCACGTCTCGAAGGTCAATATTCACATAGCAAAGCTCATGCCGCAGCTGCCCTTGCTTCACAATGTCTATCAATAGAACCTAGAATCAGGCCCAATATGGACGAGGTCGTGAAAACATTGGAGCAGCTTCAAGAACCAAAAGACACACATAAGAAAGGTTCCGATCACCGCGTCCGCAATACCGGCCTCGGCCACAACGCTTCCGGCAAAGGTAATGCAGATGCTTCTAGAAAGGCTTCTGCTTATCCTAGACCTTCTGCTTCTCTCCTTAATGCTTGA